TCGAAGCAGCTGACGATCAGTCAACTGACCTGCTGTGCAGGGTGGTTCCGCGCGCGCCTCCTTGATCGGTCCCGACCGGGCGGATCCCCGTCCGCCCGGTCTCCGGCCGATCCCTTCGGTCGAAGTCCTAGGAGTTCACTGTGAGACGTTCCCCCCACAAGGCTGTCGCCGCATGTGCGCTGATAGCCGGCGCCGCGATGGTCGCCTCCGCACTGCCCGCCACGGCCGCCTCCGCCACCACCACCGCCGGCGCAGGCGCCCGGACACCGGGCCAGGCCGCCGCCGTCAGCCCGGCACCTCGCGCCGGCGCGCTGGAGGTCGAGCTCACCTCGGCCCAGCACGCGGCGCTGCTGGCCGACGCACAGGCACACCGCGCCACCACGGCCCGCGCCCTGGGCCTGGACACCCAGGAGCAGTTGCTGCCGAAGTCCGTCCTGAAGGACGCCGACGGCACGCTCCACACCCGCTACGAGCGCACCTTCGCCGGCCTGCCGGTCCTCGGCGGAGACCTGGTCGTGCACACGGCCGCCGGCGGTGCCGTCAAGGGCGTCACCAAGGCCACCCGGGCGACGGTCTCCGTCGCCTCCACCACCGAGGCCAAGACGGCCGATTCGGCGAAGTCCTTCGCGGTCGGGCGCGCCCGGGCCGAAGGCGCCACGTCCCCGAAGGCCGACTCGGTCCGCAAGGTCGTCTGGGCCGCGACCGGCAGCCCCACCCTGGCCTGGGAGACCGTCGTCGGCGGGCTGCAGCACGACAAGACCCCTTCCGAACTGCACGTCGTCACCGACGCGAAGACCGGAGCCAAGCTGTTCGAGTACCAGGCCGTCAAGAACGGCATCGGCAACAGCCAGTACTCCGGCCAGGTCACCCTCAACACCTCGGGGTCCGCCGGCAACTACAGCCTGATCGACAGCACCCGCAGCGGCCACAAGGTCACCGACCTCGACCACGCCACGGACGACCCCTTCGGCGGCAACATCCCCGTCGGCACGACGTACACCGACTCCGACGACGTCTGGGGGACCGGCGCGGGCGCCAACGGGCAGACCGCCGCCGTGGACGCGGCGTACGGCGCACAGCTGACGTGGGACTACTACAAGAACGTCCATGCCCGCACGGGCATTCGCAACGACGGCGTCGCCGCGTACTCCCGCGTCCACTACGACAACATCTACCGCAACGCGTTCTGGTGGGACGCCTGCTTCTGCATGACCTACGGTGACGGCTACTACAACACGAGCGCGCTCACCTCGATCGACGTCGCGGCGCACGAGATGACGCACGGCGTCACCTCCAACACCGCCCACCTGGTCTACAGCGGCGAGGCCGGCGGCCTGAACGAGGCCACCTCCGACATCCTGGCCACCGCCGCGGAGTTCTGGGCGAACAACTCCTCCGACGTCGGTGACTACATGATCGGGGAGAAGATCAACTACGACCTCGACGGCAAGCCGCTGCGGTACATGGACCAGCCGTCCAAGGACGGCGGGTCCAAGGACTCCTGGTACTCCGGTATCGGCAACATCGACGTCCACTTGTCCTCCGGCCCGGCCAACCACTGGTTCTACCTGGCCTCCGAGGGCAACGGCGCCAAGACGGTCAACGGTGTCGGCTACAACAGCCCCACCTCCGACGGCCTGCCGGTCAATCCGATCGGCCGCGACGCCGCCGCGAAGATCTGGTACCGGGCGCTGACCACCTACATGACCAGCAACACCGACTACGCCGGCGCCCGCGCCGCCACCCTCCAGGCCGCCGCCGACCTGTACGGGGCGAGCAGTCCCACCTACAAGAACGCGGCCAACGCGTGGGCCGCGGTCAACGTCGGCCCCCGCATCACCCAGGGCGTGACGCTCACCAACCCCGGCAACCAGGTCTCCGCGACCGGCACGGCGGTGAGCCTGCAGGTCCAGGCCACCAGCAGCAACGCCGGGGCGATGACCTACACGGCCACCGGCCTGCCCGCCGGCCTGAGTCTCAACACCTCCACCGGCAAGATCACCGGGACCCCCACCACGGCCGGCACCACCACCGTCACGCTCACCGTCACGGACGCCACCGGCGCCTACGACGTCGTCTCGTTCTCCTGGCTCACCTACTCCGGCGCCTGCACCACGACGCAGCTGCTCGGCAACGCGGGCTTCGAGTCCGGCAACACCGCGTGGACCACGACCGGTAGCGGCCCGGTCATCACCAACGACACCTCCTGGCTGCCCACGCGCACCGGCACCTGGAAGTCGCTGGTGGGCGGCAACGGTTCCACGGCCTCCGACACGCTGACGCAGACGGTGTCCGTGCCCTACGGCTGCAAGGCCACGGTCAGCTTCTGGATGCGCATCGTCACCAACGAGGGCACCACGTCCATCCCGTACGACAAGATGACCGTCACGGCCAACGGCACCACCCTGGCCACGTACTCCAACCTGGACAAGAGCACCGGCTACGTCCAGAAGACGGTCGACCTCGCCCCGGTCGCAGGACAGAACGTCACCCTGACCTTCAAGAGCGCGGAGGACGGGTCCATCCCGACCTACTTCCTGATCGACGACACCGCGTTCACCGTCCACAGCTGACCCACGCCGGGAGCGGGCGGGCCGACGGCCGCCGCCCGCTCCCGGCGACCCTCACACCGTCGAAGCCGCCTGCCGGGCCGCGGTCACGGCGGGAAGGGGGACGTGCCGAAAAGGGAGTCGAGCACCTCGCCCCCATGGCCGACGACGAGACAGTCCGCGGCCACCGGTCCCCGCGCAAGCTCCGCGAGCCGGGCCAGGGCCGCCGCTTCGGAGGGAAGCTCGGCCGGGTCGAGACCCAGCGCCCGGGCCGCGCGGTCGCGTCGCTGGTCGAGATCGGGCAGGTCCTCCCGCAACTCATCGGCAACCGAACGGAGTTCTTCGGCGGTCTTGCCGGGAGCGTCCCGCCACCACGGCGCCACGAGACACAACCGCACCAGCTCCGGCAGCCCGAGCGCGAGCAGGTCGGCCTCGCCGTCGAGGCTTACGTACACCACCGGGCGTTCCTCTCCGCCTTCGCCCACGAAACAGAAGGCGTCCCCCGAGCCCGAACGCGCGAACTGGTCGAGGCTCGCCCCGGAGGCGAGCCGGACTCCGGCCTCCAGCGTGTGGGCGGCGGGGTTCGTCGCGTCGAAGTCCGCCACTTCGGCGAAAAACGCGATGCACCGCCGGTCGGCGCCCAGGAGGGGCAGCATCGCGCCCGGCGCATCGGGGCCGGCCGCCGCGTTCGATCCGCTCACTCTGCCACTGTAAGCCTGGCCCCGGCAGCGGGCAGGCCAGCGCAAGACAGAGCCAGGCTTGCTCAGTGCTGCTCACAGGAGCTATAAGTACTCCATAATCGAGCACTGTTCATGCAAGAAACGGATCGGTTCATGAACGTCATCGCTCTGGAGGTCGGCGGGGCGCACATCAAGGGCTGTGTCCTCGGCCCCGACGGGGTCCTGCGGGAACGGGAGCGCTGGTTCACCCGCCCCGAGCGAGGACCGGACGCCGTCCTCGAGACCGTGCTCGAATCCGCCGCCACCCTTGCCCACCGCGGCCGCGCGGTGGCGGCGGGGATCGTGGTGCCCGGCGTCGTCGACGACACGGCCGGAAGCGCGGTTCTCGCCGGTGCACTGGGATGGCGGGGCATGCCGGTGCGGGACTGGGTGGCCGAGCATCTCGACATGCCCGTGGCCTTCGGCCATGACGTGCGCGCCGGCGGACTCGCCGAAGCCCGCCTCGGCGCCGGCCGCGCCAGCCGGAACTTCCTGTTCGTCTCCATCGGCACGGGAATCGCCGCCGCGTGGATGCTCGACGGTCAGGTGGTACCGGGGAGTCGAGGCGGAGGAGGCGAACTCGGCCACCTCGTGGTCCGACCCGGCGGCGCACTCTGCCACTGCGGTGGGCGAGGTTGCCTGGAGACCGTCGCCTCCTCCGCCGCGCTCGCTCACCGGTACTCCCGGCTCACGAAATGGCGTGGCGTCGGAGCGGGCGAGCTCTACCACCGCGCCGACTCGGGCGATGCCGTCGCCCGCGCCGTCTGCGCGGAGGCCATGGAGGTTCTGGCAGCCACCCTCGCGACAGTCGTCACTCTGTACGCTCCCGAGCTCCTGGTCATCGGCGGCGAACTGGGGAGCGCCGGCGGGGGACGCCTCGCACCGCTACGGGACGCCTTGGCCCGGCGGCTGACCTTCCAGGCCATGCCCGAGGTGCTGCCCGCCGCCTTCGGGGATCGCTCGGGGTGCATGGGAGCGGCCCTCCTCGCCCAGGATCTTCAGCGCGAGGCCGCTGCCGCCTGACGGCCGCGGCAGGGCGCGGCTCGCGCTCCCTACTCGCCGCGCGCCTGCTCCGCCATGAAGGCGTCATCGGCGATCTTCCGCAGGGCTTTCGCGGGGCTTCCCTTGTCGGTCATCGCGCTGCCGATGGTCCGTTTGGTGCTGTCTCCCACGGCTGCCCATGACGTCTTGCCCACGGGAGGCAGGACCGACGTCGGCAGCTCGTGCAGGAACTCGCGGAGGTCCCGGTGCCGAGGGTCCGCCTCCAGCTGCTGGGTGACCGAGACGGTCACCGGCAGCAGGTTGTTGCGCACCGCGAACTCACGGACGTTCTCGTCGCTGAAGACGAAGTCGAGGAAGCTTCCGATCTCCTCGCGGTGTCCGTCGTGCTTGAACGCCATGATCCAGTCGACCACCGCGGGCGCGGAGTGGGACTCGCCGTCCCGGCCGGGCACGGCCACCTTGCCGACCTTGATGCCCGCGGCCAGCGCCGGCTGGAGCAGCGAGGGGTGTCCGTTGACCATGCCCACCTCGCCGCGTACGAACGCCGCGTAGGCGTCCTTGCGATCGAGGCGTTCGGGTGGGACGGGACCCGTGAGCCCCGTCTTCACGAGGTTCTCCTTGACCCAGTTCAGGCTGTCGATGTTCTTCTGTGAGTCGATCTCGTAGGAGCCGTTCAATCCGGTGTAGCCACCGCCCGCTCCGAGCATCCAGGCCATCGCCTCGATCTGTGCCTCCTCGGGTCCCAGCGGCACCGCCACCGGGTAGGCGATTCCGGTGCGGCTCTTCAACTGCTGTGCCGCGTCCTTCAGTTCGTCCCACGTGGTGGGGGGCTTGTCGATGCCCGCCTGGGCGAACGCCTTCTCGTTGTAGAAGAGCAGCCTCGTCGAGGACGTGAACGGCATGCCGTACTGCTTCCCTCGGTACCGCCCCTCTTCGGCGAGCGCCGGCAGGAAGTTCGCCTCCACGGGAATCGAGAGCAGGTCGTCGACGCGGTAGAGGTCGCCCTGCTCGGCGAACTCGGCGTAGGAGGCGATCTGCGCCATGTCGGGCGCCTTACCGGCCTTGACCATGTCCGCCACCTGGCGGTCGATGTGGTCCCAGGACACGATCTCCACTTCGATGGTGATCCCGGGGTGGGCGGCCTCGTAGGCACGGACGAGTTCTGCCCAGTACCGCTCGGTGCTGTCGGACCGGCCGGCCGCCACCTCGTAGTCGGCGGCCACCAGCCGCAGTGTGACTTCTTCGGAGGTGTCCGCGCAGCCTGCCGACGATACGCAGAGCACGAGAGCGGCAGCGGCTGCGGTCAGGGCGTGTCGTTGCTTGAACACGGGTTCTTCCCTTTGCTGTGCGCCACGGAAAGGCCCGCTCCCCTGCCGGTTGTCGGGCGTACGGCAGGGGGCGGGCCGGCGACGGGTTACTTGACGGAGCCGGCGGTCAGGCCGGAGACGACCTTGCGCTCGATGAGCGCGAAGAGGATGACCACGGGCACGATGGCGATGACCGAGCCGGCGAACAAGTAGTTCCACTGGACGGTGTAGTTGCCGATGAAGCTGTTGATGCCCACCGTGAGGGGCTGGTTCTCCGGCACGGTGGAGAGCGTCAGGCCCATGACGAACTCGTTCCACGCGGCGATGAAGGTGAAGATCATCGCGGTGACGACGCCGGGCATCGCCAGGGGCAGGGTGATCCGCAGGAGCGCGCCTCCCCGCCCGAGGCCGTCGATCATGGCTGCTTCTTCGAGTGCCTCCGGGATCGAGGAGAAGTACGCGGTGAGGATCCAGATCGCGAAGGCCAGGTTGAAGGCCCCGTTGCAGAGGATCAGGGTCCAGACCGAGTTGAGCATGTCCAGCTGGTAGAACTCGCGGTAGAGGCCGACCAGCAGCGACGTCGGCTGGAACATCTGGGTGATGAGCACCAGCAGCAGGAAGAGCTTGCGGCCGCGGAACTTCATGCGGGCGGTGTAGTACGCGGCGGGGATGGCCACAAGGAGGACGAGCAGGGTCGATCCGGCGGAGACCAGCAGGGTGACGCGGAGGTTGTCCCACAGGTGGGATTCGCGCCATACGTCGATGAAGTTCGCCCATTCGAACTCGCTCGGGAGGTAGGTGGCGTCCCTCAGTTCGTGAGCCGGCCGGAGCGCGGTGACGACCATCTCCAGGTACGGGAAGAGGAATACCGCGGCCAGGAGCCACGCGGCCGCCGTGATCAGCAGGGTGCGGGGCGAGACGGCCCGCGGGCGCCGGGCCCGCGCGGGCGTGGAGGGGGTCTCCGGGTCGAGCCGGGGTGCGGTGGAGCGTCCGACGGTGAGGGTGCGTTGGGTCATCGGTTCTCCTCCTGGTTCCAGCCGCTGGCCTTGAGGAAGAGGACGACCATGACCACGACGAGGGCGAAGTTGACGACGGACATCGCCGCGGACTGGCCGATGTCGGCGTTCTTGAGCTGGTACATGAAGACCGTGGTGGTGGCGGTGTCGCTGTCCGGGCCTCCGCGGGTCATGCTCCAGATGATGGGGAACGAGTTGAAGACGTTGATCAGGTTGATCACCATGCCGACGAGCAGCGCCGGGCGCAGCAGCGGCAGAGTGATGCGCAGGTAGGTCTGCCAGGTGTTCGTCCCGTCGACCTTGGCGGCCTCGTAGACCTCGGTGGGGATGGTCTGGAGTCCGGCGAGCAGGGTGTACGTGGTGAACGGCAGCGAGACGAAGACGGCCACGAACATCATCCACGGCCAGGCGGTGGACGGGTCGCCCAGCCAGTCTTCGGGGCTGTCGATGAGGCCGAGATCCGTCATGACGGTGTTGAGGACGCCGGCGGTCTGGTTCAGCATCCACTTGAAGCCGATCGCGGTCATGACCAGGGAGGCGGCCCATGGTGCGATGAGCGCCCAGCGGGTGACGCGGCGGCCGGGGAACCTCTGGTTGAACAGCTGGGCCAGGGCCAGGGAGATCACCATCGTCGTGGTGACCACGATCAGGGTCCACATGACGGTGGAGACGATGACCGAGGGAAGCGCCGGGTCCTCGAACAGCTGCTTGTACTTGTCGGTTCCGGCGGAGCCGCGGACGAAGCCGCTGCTGCTGATCTTCAGGAACGACGTCCGGACCATCTCGTAGACGGGCCAGAGGACGACCAGGACGATGAGCAGGGCCGCGGGTCCGATCCAGGGCAGTGGCCCGAGGCGGGCCAGGCCGCCCGGGCCCTTGCGGGCGGGGCGGGTGGCGGATGAGGTGGGGGACACGAGGGTGCCTTCCGTGAGGGTGCGCGGGGCCTACTGGTCGGCGACCGCGGCCTCGGCCTTCTTCTGGAGCTCGCCCAGCACCTTCGCGGGGTCGTTCACGGCGGTCCCGCCGCTCTTCTTGATCTCGGCGGAGACGGCGTCCCAGGTGGTGTCGCCCAGCGGATAGAAGACGGCGTTCGGCAGCAGGGCGAAGAAGGGCTCGAGGTCCTTGTGCTTCCCGTTGGCGGTCATCTCCTGGAGCGTGTCCTTGGTGACCGGCATGAGGTTGTACGTCTCGTCGAACTTCAGCGTGTTCTCCTTGGAGTACGCGAAGTCGAGGAACTTGCGGACCTCTTCCTTGTGGCCGCCGTCCTTGAAGGCCATCATCCAGTCGGCGACGCCGAGTGTGGACGTCAGCGCTCCGGACTTGCCGGGGATGGGCGCGACTCCGTAGTCGACCTTTCCGTCCTTGGACATCTGGATCAGCGAGGGATGACCGTTGAGCATGGCGGTCTTGCCGGCCGCGAAGTCGGCGAACGCGGTCTTGCGGTCGGTGGTGGCGGGGTTGGCGTAGGTCAGGCCGGGCTCGACGAGGTTCGTCTTCAGCCAGGAGAACGCCCCGATGTTGGCCTGGGCGTCGAGCGTGTAGGCGCCCTTGGCGTCCGTGTAGCCGCCGCCGTTGCCGAGGTCCCAGATCAGGGATTCGCCCTGGGCCTCCTCGGGGCCGAGGGGAAGGGCGTACGGGGTGACACCGGGAACCTTGGTCTTGATCTTCTGTGCGGCGGCCTTCAGCTCGTCCCAGGTCTTGGGTGCCTCGGTGATGCCGGCCTTGGTGAACAGCGTCTTGTTGTAGAAGAAGGCGCGGGCCGAGGAGACGAAGGGTATGCCGTACTGCGTGCCGTCGACTTCTCCGGCCTTGGCGAAGCTGTCGATGAGGTTCTTCCGGGTGGACTCCGACAGCACCTCGTCGGTCTTGTACAGGAGGTCGTCGGCGACCTTGTCGGCGTAGCCGCCCGTCTGGAGGACGTCCGGCATGTTGCCGCTCTGGATCATCGTCTTCACCTGGGCGTCGATGTCGTTCCAGTTGATGACCTGGACGTCGACCTTGATCTTCGGGTTGGCGGCGGTGAAGCGCTGTGCCACGTCGTTCCAGTACGCCGTCGAGCTGTTCGACGCCTTGTCCCCGTAGTCCGCGGCGACGAGCTTCAGGGTCACCTCGCCGTTCTTCGAGCCGCCGCCGTCCTTGGCGCCACCGCAGGCCGTGAGGGTGAGCGCACCTACGGTGCAGGCCACCACGAGAATCCGCTTGTTCATCGTCAGTACCGCCTTTGTATCTGCCGACCGTCGGACGATGCGGCCGGTGGGGTGCAGGAACGACAGCAGCTCGGAGCGTGCATGAACCTGGGTATTCCTCCAGGCTTTCGCTCAGTAACGAGCATCTGCTGTGGGCAAAGTAAACACGATGACAGCGCTTCCCTACCAGAGGCCGTTACGCGAACGATGCCGAATCGCCCAGATGTCGGGCGTTCGACGCCCTGGCGAAGGAGGTGGCACTCATCAGACGACTCAACCCCCACAACCGCAAGGGGAGATGGAAGAAGAGTGAGTAAACGGTCGATGAAATCCGAAACCGGACAGAACTCTGCCCCCATGCATCCCGGGGCGCATGGGGGCAGAGTTCTTGCCGGGTGAGAGCTTTCAGACGGTGACCACGTCGATGCCGGCCTCGGTGAGCCTGGCCACCATGTCCGGTGCGATCTCGGAGTCGATGACGAGGGAGTCGACGCGGTCGAGCCCGCAGATCCTGGCGAAGGCGCGCTTGCCCATCTTGGAGGAGTCGGTCACCAGGACGACCCTGCGGGCGCGCTCCGCGAAGAGCCTGCTGATACCGGCCTCGTCCTCCTGGTGTGTCATGATCCCCAGCTTCGGGTCGACGCCGTCGACGCCCAGGACCGCGACGTCCAGCACCACTTCGTTCAGCACTCCCGCCGTCAGCGGCCCCACCAGCTCGTAGGTCTGCGGCCGCGCCACACCACCGGTCACCACGATCTTGAACTGGGGGCGGACCGCCAGCTCGCCGGCGATGTTCAGCGCGTTGGTGACCACGGTGTACATGGGGCCGGACTGCCCGTCTCCGGACTCGCCCGCGGGTCCGCCCGCGCGCAGGGCCAGCGCGCGGGCCACCTCGGTGGTCGTCGTCCCTCCGTTGAGACCGATGACATCCCCCACGGTCAACAGGTCCGCCACCGCCCTGGCGATGCGCTGCTTCTCGGAGGCCCTGCGGGAGGACTTGTAGCGCAACGGGAGCTCGTAGGACACACCGTGCGCGATCGCTCCGCCGCGGGTACGGACGAGGAGTCGCTGCTCGGCGAGCTCGTCGAGGTCACGGCGAAGGGTGGCGGGCGACACATCGACGGCGGCGGCGGCCTGCTCCACGTCCAGCTTGCCGTCGACCGCCAGCAACTCGAGCAACCTGCTCCACCGCTCCTGCTTGGACATGCGTCGCAACCCTTCCCTGCCCCCGAGACGTCCGAACCGCGCACCCGAGCCGGCGCTCCGACCCGCCCGGTACAGGGCCGTCAGACCGCTGCGGCCTGCGCGAAGTTGATCGTAGCGCGACAACATCGAGCATCACGGTGGACCGGTCGCCACCCCACGCCACGAGCACGTCCGCCGCACACCGACGCCTGAGCGGACCCGCGCAGCGCCTTCTCCGAGCATCTGGACTGATTGAATCTGTTCGTTTTATGCTCACAGAGCGCATAAGCAATCACTTTGAATGGTCTTCACCTATGGATGTCAGTACCTCAGGCGCCTCGCCCCCGGGTGACCCCTCCGCGTGTGTGCTCGCTCTCGACGTCGGCGGGACCGTGATGAAGGGCGCGGTGCTGGACCCCGTCATGCGTCCGGTCGCGTCACTGCGCCGCCCGACCCCGCGTTCCGAAGGACCGGACGCCGTGGTCGACGCCATCGCCGGAACCCTGCTCGACCTGGGGCGACTGGCCGCAGAGCGGGAACTGCGGGTCGAACACGCCGGTGTGGTGGTCCCGGGCATCGTCGACGAAGGCCTGCAGAGGGCGGTGTGGTCGGCCAACATCGGCTGGCGCGACCTCCCGCTCGCCGCAGCTCTCGCCACGCGCACGGGCCTCCCCGTGGCACTCGGGCACGACGTCCGGGCGGGCGGCGCGGCAGAGTGCGCCCTCGGCGCGGCACGAGGTGCTCGGAACGTTCTCTTCGTCGCCGTGGGAACGGGCATCGCCGCGGCACTGAGCGTCGACGGCCGGCCGGTCCGTGCGGGCGGATTCGCGGGAGAGATCGGGCATGTGAGGGTGCGCGGGGGTACGGCCTGCCCCTGTGGGGGCGTCGGCTGTCTGGAGACCGTGGCGTCGGCACGCGCCGTCGCGAGCGCCTACACGGCACGGAGCGGACGCCCGGCCGGCGGCGCCGCGGACGTCGCCGCGCGTCTTCGGGCCGGCGACCCCGTCGCCCGGGCCGTCTGGGACGAGGCCGTCGAGGGGCTGGCCGAGGCGCTGGCCGTGGTCACCTCTCTGGTCGCCCCCGAACTCGTCGTCCTCGGCGGTGGCCTCGCCGAAGCCGGTGGGCTCCTGCTCGATCCCGTACGGGACAGCCTGGACGCACAACTCACCTTCCAGCGCCGACCGGTTCTGGTCCGGGCCGGCCTCGGGGACCACGCGGGCTGCCTGGGCGCCGGCCTGACCGCCTGGCAGGCGGCCGGCCACCACGCGACCACCCCTTTCACAGGAGTACCCACAGCATGATCGTCACCGTCACGCTCAACGCCGCCCTCGACGTCACCTGGGAGGTCGCCGGTCTGCGGCCTCGCGCGTCGCATCGTGTCCTCGCGGCGCACGAACGGGCCGGAGGGAAGGGGATCAACGTCGCCCGGGTGCTCACCTTCCTCGGGCACGCGCCGGTCGTCACCGGCCTGGCGGGGGGACCGACCGGACGCATGATCCACGACGATCTACGGGAAGCCGGGCTGCATTCCTGCTTCGTCTCCGTGGCGGGCGAGTCCCGGCGTACGGTCACCGTCGTCTCGCGCAACGACGGTGACGCCACCGTGTTCAACGGGCTGGGTCCGGTGGTGACCGCCGGGGAATGGGCGGCCTTCGTCCGGCACTTCGCGAGCGTGGTTCGAGGCGCGAGGGTGGTCGTCCTCAGCGGAAGCACTCCCCCGGGGCTGCCGCCGGACGCCTATGCGGTGCTGATCCGGGCGGCGGCCGAAGCGGGGGCTCTGACCGTCCTGGACACCTCGGGACCCGCCCTGACCGCCGCTCTGGAGGCGGGGCCGGATGTGATCAAGCCCAATGCCGCCGAGCTCACGGAGGTGACCGGATGCGGTGATCCGGCGGCGGCCGTCGCGGAACTGCGGCGCCGCGGCGCGCGGACGGTGGTGGCATCGGCGGGCCCGGACGGTCTGCGGGCCGTCACGCCGAACAGGGTGTGGCAGGCCGCGCCTCCCCTGCTGCTCTCGGGCAATCCGACGGGCGCGGGAGACGCCTGCGTCGCCGCGATCGCGTCCGGCCTCGCCGCCCGCGCGGCCTGGCCGGACATCCTGCGCGAGGCGGTGGCCCTCTCGGCCGCGGCCGTACCCTGCGCGGTCGCGGGAGAGGTCGACGCCTCGGTCTACTCACAGTTCCGACAAGAGGTCCGCGTGGACGAACTCTCCCCGCCATCCAGCCGCTAGCGCCGTCGGATCACGTGCCCGGCATCGCGTGAAGCCGCCGTCCTCCGAGCATCCGTCGACGCCTCCGGCGTGCCCCCGAGCCTGAACACCCCGACCTACGACTCCCGAGGAATCGCATGACCACCTTCGAGACTTCCCGTACCTCCGTCGAGATCGACTCCCAGCCGGACACCTGGCGCCGTGCCGCCGAGGCGGTCGCCTCCTTCTCCGACGCCCTGCCGCGCCGGGGTGAGCGCGTCGCCGTCGTCGGCTG
This is a stretch of genomic DNA from Streptomyces sp. R44. It encodes these proteins:
- a CDS encoding ROK family protein, with the protein product MLALDVGGTVMKGAVLDPVMRPVASLRRPTPRSEGPDAVVDAIAGTLLDLGRLAAERELRVEHAGVVVPGIVDEGLQRAVWSANIGWRDLPLAAALATRTGLPVALGHDVRAGGAAECALGAARGARNVLFVAVGTGIAAALSVDGRPVRAGGFAGEIGHVRVRGGTACPCGGVGCLETVASARAVASAYTARSGRPAGGAADVAARLRAGDPVARAVWDEAVEGLAEALAVVTSLVAPELVVLGGGLAEAGGLLLDPVRDSLDAQLTFQRRPVLVRAGLGDHAGCLGAGLTAWQAAGHHATTPFTGVPTA
- a CDS encoding 1-phosphofructokinase family hexose kinase, producing MIVTVTLNAALDVTWEVAGLRPRASHRVLAAHERAGGKGINVARVLTFLGHAPVVTGLAGGPTGRMIHDDLREAGLHSCFVSVAGESRRTVTVVSRNDGDATVFNGLGPVVTAGEWAAFVRHFASVVRGARVVVLSGSTPPGLPPDAYAVLIRAAAEAGALTVLDTSGPALTAALEAGPDVIKPNAAELTEVTGCGDPAAAVAELRRRGARTVVASAGPDGLRAVTPNRVWQAAPPLLLSGNPTGAGDACVAAIASGLAARAAWPDILREAVALSAAAVPCAVAGEVDASVYSQFRQEVRVDELSPPSSR